The Lynx canadensis isolate LIC74 chromosome D2, mLynCan4.pri.v2, whole genome shotgun sequence DNA segment AAGCCACCCAACACACCTTCCTCGGCAAAACTCGGAGGCCCCACACACGACCTCGATCAAACCCCCATACTTCCCCAATTCTGTAACCCCAGAGGTCGTTTTCTGGAAGCAATCTTTACCTTCATGATGATTCAGGGACCGCGATCCCCTCGAAAACACCAGATTCACCTGCACctggagggaaaacaaaagaCACCCAGTCAACACCACCGGGCACCCCTCTGCACTGGCGGAGGCGGAGGGAACCGAGCGAAGCCTGAACCCCGAAGAAAGAGCGTGGCGGGCATCAGCCCCCGAACCACGAAACGCCGACGAGGGGCTCCCTCTGGCCTCGCCAGCCCCGCAAACCCGGCCACCTACACAGCTCGGCGGCTTCCCGTCCCCATTGTCGGGACCCGCCGGAGTTTCCCGTCTCCGACAATGACGCCATTTCTGTCAGAGAAGAAGAAACTCCAACAAGCCGGGGGCCGGCGCGGGGCCGGCTGTTCCGAGGGataagggaaaggagagagtcGGCGAAAAAGGGAGAGCAGAACGCGTCGAGCAGGAGCAGGAGGGCTCGAGGGGCCGGGTGTGGGGGGGCGGAGAGGCCAAGGCGGGCCGGAGGAGGGCCGCGGGCAGGACCGACCCACCGCGCAGCCTCTGCCCACGTCCGTTCTGAGGCGGACACCCGACAAGTGCGAGCGGGATCCCCGTCCGCCTGGCCGCGGGGACCGCCAGAGGACCGAGGGGCCGGAGGCGGCACAGCCCCCCGCGCCGGCCCGGGCCCCCCACCGCGGCCCGGAGCAGCTAAACCGCTGAGTGTGCGGCCGCCAGGCTGGGGGGCGACTCGGACTCGGCAACagcacggggggcggggggctcccgGGAGGCCGAGGCCCCCAATCCGGGCTCCCGGCGAGACCACCGAGCGATCTTCCCCCGCTCCTCGGCCAGGCCCAAGTGACTCCCGAAAGGACCCCCCTTACGAGACCGCGAAAGCCTCAGAAATGTCCCTACCTTCCTCGGAGGCGAGCTCTGACCCTGGCACGTCCAGAgttccctcccctactcccccCCAAAACAGCAGGCCCgggggagagatgggggaagaAGGGCGGCGGGTCCAGCGGTTGCTGAGGCTGAAGCtccggctcctcctcctcccgcggCGGCGACTGGTACCTTTGTTTGGCGGCCGCTCGGGCTCCCtcgctggggggagggggggacgacGAAAAATCCCTCCCGGACTGGAGGTCCGGGCCCCGAATCGCGCTGCCCTCCAGAGGACGGCGGCGCCAGACCCTCTGCGGCTCCTTCTGGGCAAAGGTCCAGGCGGTGGCCGTGGCGGCGGCAAGCTTAAGCACAAGAGTCTCCCTCCGCTCCGGCGCCCGAGCTCCTCACTCCGGACTCGACTGACGGGCAAACATcgctttccccccccccaaccccaaggccccccctcccttctttctcccctcccctagatattttcccctcccctaccTCTTTCCCGGATGGCCTCTTAGATGACCTCGGATTGGTTAGAGTTCTTTAGAACCCGCCTACACCCTATTCTCATTGGTCTTCGGGATACAAACAACGACGACCATTTTCCCACCACTTCTATGGAAACAGAAAGTTACGCCTCAAAGCTTCCCGGGAAATGTAGTCCAACCTCTGAGGCCCAATACGGAAGCCCTTGCCCCTGAGAACTGCAAGACCCACAATGCCCCGCGTCTGCGTgagatgaggaagggaggggagggaggggcgggggcgacAAAGCAGTGGGGAGGCGGCAACGACGCCCTGCGCAGTGTGACCGGGATGGCGTATTTTCTTGCACCGAGTAATGCGGTGTCGCTGGCGGCTGAGAAGGGTGGAGAGTTCCGTGGTGAAGTAGGGGGAGGGATCTATGTAGGCGTTCGGAGGAGCCTTGGCCTGAACTATAAAGTGGGAAGTTGATGCTGGGTACTGCTACTCCCGGACCGGCAGCGTGAAAGTTGTGATATCACCGTTGAACGTGAGCGGCTGTGGTGGCGGTTCGGGGGGAACCCGGATGGGAATGAGGGCGGGGGAGGCTGGAAGGCGGGGTccggaggaaagaaagaaaggagggtgAGGACCCGGATGCTGAACCGGATTGTGTATGAGTTTCCGTACTTGCTAGAGAAGGGGTGGAGCGGTAGGTGACCCAGTGGGGCGGAAGGGGCAACTGAGCGGAGAGGAAGCAGAAACCTCTCCTCTCCTGCGGGCTCTGTACCAGCATAGTAGACCTTGAAGTTCTTTTGCCAAGTCTCTGTTAAAAATCTGCCTTGGGGTTATTTAAATCCACTGCTTTTATCTCAGGCAGTTTTCTTCAGCTCTGTCATCTCCCAAAGTTTAAGTGGAGGATTCACTCTGCGTTTCACAGCTACGCTGAGTGTCACTATTTAGCAATTTGAAACCAGATcgttccctgaaaaaaaaaaaaaaaaaaacttgcatggTATTATAACTTTCCATATTGcaagtctgttccttggtttcattttttagagcGTTAGAAGGCACTTTCCGTTAGTTCATTCAATCCTTCACATACTTATTGAGCGCCTACCATGTGGAAAAACGGAACAGCCCTGCCTTCGTGGACCTAAGCCTAGTGAGACAGACAGATATTAAAATGGACACACAATTGAATGTGAAGTTAATAGCAGTGGTGAGTGCTACAAAGGAGAGTTACATGGTGATAGGAGAATTTAAATAGGGAATTTGGCTTAAGGGAAATAAAGTGAGGATCCAGCTGAGAGTGGAAAGGTTATCATAAGTTAACTAAGAAAAGACATTCCAGACAGAAAGAATAACATGTTGGAAAGCCTGTGTCTAGAGGCTTTTAAAGTGTGAAGAATTAATTGTGAAGACctgaagggggaggagaggggaggggaggcgggcgaGTAACCTACTATTATGCAGTTTATTAAGGAATTGTTCTTACCTAAGAGCAAAGGGATGTTTTCAAAGGGTTCTCAATGGGTAGGGAAACAGGACCAGATCTGAATTTTGCAAGGATCACTGGCTGAAGAGTAGAGGTCTAGATTAGAGACCTAATCTAGGAGTGAGCGCAGGGAGCCCAACCAGGAGATTATTGCAGTAGTAGTCCCACACAGGGGACAATCTATTTTCATATTAATACTCATCCATCAACTATTTGAACCCATTTAAGGCAGTTTGCCAGTTTTGGAAGTGAGTAGTTTCAGACTCTCTCATAGAGGCATTCTGTAGTTATtcaatctaaaaataaatgagtagaaTTCATGTAACACTAATGCCCCTTTATATTTGAGTCTAGTACATGATGGCTGAAAGTTCCAGCCATGTAAATAGTACTCCTTTaggtcaaaaaaagaaagaaaagaaaaaaaaaatagcatgtatGCCACAGTGTATAGAACCCCTTAGACTCttaagaagacacaaaacatTACTTTCAATACCTAGAAAAATTGAGGTTCCTGTATTTTCCTACTACCAGAATACTTGTGTATAAACATCCTCTAGGAAAGGAACATTAATTGACTTGTTCAATGAGTGTTCTTaaggtaatttttaaagattcataactggttttgtttttgtttttttttaatagcgtTGACAAAGCCTTGAGAATTGAAACAAAAGTTAGTTAGCTCTGACTTCTGGGCAAGAGTATACTTGTTACTGATCCACAGGGAGACAAAAGAGTTCTTGAAAGGTGGTCTCATTGATTTTTAAGTTAAGTACATTGCTTTCAACCTTGTTGGGAAGAGATAGCCACCAACTGCTTTAAatgcagaaatatataaaagatgcttgtttttattttttatcttaccTTTAATTCTGTTCAATAATCTTTTACCTAAGTGATTAttcttgttaccttttttttttttaatctcttaagaATGAGATAACATGTCAAAGTTTAAACAGTATAGATAAAAGATTACTAAACTGATTTTTtggataatttcaaaatatttctggacttttttcccccccttgtGACATCCTTGGTATTCATTGTCAGTTAAGGCAGGTGTAAAACTTTCCTACATGGAATGTTTCTCCTTGAGGTCATATTGCTAAGATGATTTCCCTTTGCTGGAGTgctcagttctttttttgttgctttttgtttttaatttaagtttattcattttgagagagagagcatgcggggtaggggcagagagagaggggagagaatcccaagcccccgatgcggagcttgcactcacaaaccatgagatcatgacctgagctgtcaagagtcagagactttaaccaactgagccacccaggcgcccctagagtactCAGTTCTTATAATTGTTTCACCTAAACACTCCAGAGTAGATTATAAAAAACGCACTTTTCAGTCTTTTAGTTCATGATCCTAGAAACAAAATCATTGttatagaagcaaagaaaacagataaaggtGAGAAACCTCCTAAAATGTACCCAAGATGTGAGAGCAATTAGTAAGAAGATTCCTAAGATAGgacaaacaaaacagcaaagaagCAAAGTAGAGATTGGATTCAATAGAAAAGAAGATTGTAGGAAGACCATGAGTGTTATCTAGGAAATATCAAAGTAAATGTAAAACTCAGAATAATAAATCACTacagagaagtgtgtgtgtgtgtgtggatacagGGGAATATTTTTGATAATTGCATTCAAACTAATGCACGTCTTAATTAGAATCTTTGAAAGGATGGACTGTAAAGAAATTACAAGAGAGGAGTTTTCcccttaaattttaatatataaacgTATCTCAATGCTCTTGGGGAAAAAGTATGTTTACGAATTTATGTAATGAATCAAATATAAAGTATCTAATCTGTTGATTGTTTTGACATTGATTTTGGTTTTATGCCTTTTATGGTTGAGTACAGTAAGAAAAACTTAATATAAGTTTTGTAACTAAGGAAATCACTTAAAATCCAGATGAATACTGGGACCAATGAAGTCACTTGAagacttcccttttcttttcttttttttccttaagagataatttacatatcatatagttcacccatttaaagtatacattttggTAGGTTTCAGGATATTCACATGgatgtgcaaccatcacaaccctaattttaaatattttgaacccTACAAAAGAAACTTCATACTCCATATTCTTCCTACCCCAACTCTAGGCAATCAGGCAAACTACTTTCTAtctttatagatttgcctattctgaacatttcatatattatatggttttttgtgactgacttctttcacttcaGCATGTTTCAAGATGTCATCtgtgtgaattttcttttaaaacagaactGAAAGTGTACTTGCACAAAAACACCTTGAGATACAAATTCCTTTGCAGTGTTAACACTCAAAATTAATTTAGTGAATAAGATCATCTTTATCCTTCTCCTTTTTCACAGATCAGctttgaaattcaaaaacaatGGAGAAGACGCAAGAAACAGTGCAAAGAATTCTCCTAGAACCCTATAAGTATTTACTTCAGTTACCAGGTAACTTTAGTTATGGTTAATATAGGGTCTTTTTATAGAGTAGTAGTCATTCAAATGTTAAATTACTGAAAAGATTAGATTTACCATCTCTTAAGATTTCCTATTTAAAGGCATGCATTTGAGAAAAATGACAAATAgaacattttagttttttgttcttaaaagggacatttttggtttgcttttttaaaattttttaatgtttatttgattttgagagagatagagtgtgagcaggggaggggcagagagagagagagaagtgggggggagacacagaatccgaagcaggctccaggctctgagctgtcagtacagagcccagcgcggggctggaacccacagaccgagagatcatgacctgggctgaggtcggaggctcaacggactgagccacccaggctccctaaaaGGGACATTTTTgaagcattgttttaaaaatgtccaaTTATACaacataactaaaaaaaataaaataaaacatttgagtaCCTCATTGGAAGTTTCATTCTTTATGGATGCCATACATTCCTATTCCCCACCATTTAGATATTAGGGGAAGTTACGCCAGTTTGTATAACAACAAAAAGCTTCACTCTATCTTCCATGTTCATTTGTTCTATCACATACACACTGCATTTCTTACACTACTGGTTCCTTTAAGAGCCAAATAGTAATGCATCTCTAACTCACATTACTTGGAAACAGCCCacattatttgtatataaagaTGGGTCATCCGAACATGGCTTCTTAGAGTAACACCTGCCTAATcacatgtatgtgcatgttttattttgctatttttttaagcttggtttggaaaataataatagcaagtaAAAACTCATATATATAATAAGCGTGggtttttgtaataaaaattcatTCACAAACCAAGTACTTGAaattggaattctctttcttacagaaattataaaaggTGATAAATTCGTTGACAACCATAAAACCTACTTAGCATGCAAGGTAGCTAACCTTTAGACTAATAACATTCTCAAACTCAATCACgataaacacttttttatttctgttctaaagTGCATATCTTTCTTTATGGGCACATGTCAGTGGTACGTTTCTGTTCTTCATGAGCCTGGAGAGAATAAATATGGTTATCAAAGGCAGAATAGTGGTGGCTCCCCAGCTACATCCTCAAGGCCATCATGATTAGTGTCATTTCTATTCTGGCAAATCTTAATGAAGACGTACCTGCTAATGTCAGTGCTTCAAAGAATGAAGGGAACTATCTATTTCCTAACTCAAGTTATACCCAGCCATATTATCTCATATAACTCATCAAAGGTTATTAGATGAAATCTAATTGACAGAATGAAGATACTCCATAGTACAACAGAAGCTATTTAAAAGTATCCAGAATTTGTTGGATATAAATTACCTTCCACTGTGATGATtccagtgacaaaaaaaaaaaaaaaaaaattaaagatgaaatcctcagggtgcctgggtagctcagtcagttaagcatctgactcttgatttcagtctaggtcatgatcttacagttcatgggatgaagccctgagtctggctccattctcactctctctctgcccctcccccgtgcacacactgtctcaaaaaatagtaaataaagatgaaatccTCAAGATACTAAGGACAAAGAAGATACGtactttttaagaaacttctagtctgttaatattttgaaattcgTTACAGATAGTGCACCTCTTTATTACCTACAGCCAGGGTACATAATTCTACCTTGCTCTTGGCATGGTGCTgctttttattgatgtataacgTGCATAAACAATGATCATAAGTACAGCTCAAAAAGTTATGGAGGGGTGgcagtgcctggctgggtcagtcagtagagcatgtgacttttaatctcagggtcatgagttcaagccacgttgggcacagagcttgAAAAAAGTTATCAAAAGGGTTAGGGAATGGGTAAAaaggggtgaaggggagtgagaggtacaggctttcagttacagaatgaataaatcacaaagataaaaagtacaacataaggaatatagtcgTTGGCATTGTAATTAACGTTGTTGGAGGGAAGACAGAAATGGAGAATGCAAAGGGAAAGTTTCCTGCTATTTAAGGAAAAGCCAAGAGACTGCTTTTGAGTGACGTTTATTCAACAGCTAGTAAACTACACTTATTTCAGGGTCTCCCACTGAGAAACATGGTGATGTTTCTCCTGCACTCTCTTCATCTGTTGTTGAACTTATTTTGGAACAAGTTTGCAAACACTGGTTGGAACCAGGCTATGGTAATATATGCCAGTTATCAGTGCCGTAAAGGGTCTAAAGAGTGTCTCCTGCCACTTTGCAGAGCAAGGACTGTCTGTAATTTTattctgtgtgtttatttatttattgtagggAGAGTGGATATGAgaggagcaagggagagagagaatcccaaaccaaCTTCACATTTGGAGCCCAGTgcagcccactgtggggctctaacctacaaccctgggatcacaacccaagccaaaatcaagaatcagaagcttaacctattgagccacccaggcacccctgtagttaCATGTTAGCAATAATGTTTACCTGTGTAATGaacttttgtaacattttttaatcCTCATCTTGAATTAATATCTAAGTCATTAGATAACATTTAAAGCTCTCATTAGGTAGCTAATTTGTTTTAATCAAATGTATTCTTGCATCCATAATACAATGTTACCTCAAAAGATTTtcctaaagaaataagaaattgtgTGGCACCAGGTTGGTTCATCAGTGGAgcacgggactcttgatctcggggttgtaaatttgagccccatgctgggtgcagagattacttaaaaaaaaaaaaaaaaaaggaaataggaaattgCACTATGTATAGTAAACCTGTTTTTCACAGAGAACTTCATAGTTACTAAAGTGACTTCAAGATGGGCCAGAACATTTTTTCTGTTGGGAAATTACTCTTGCTAATAAAagattataataattaaaaattattagtattaGGATGTTTTGAAATTAGTGGGGTTGaatgacttttgtttgtttatttgcccTAGTGTAGGTCCCCAGGCCAGGGAGTCCGTAATGTTAAGGTCTTTTAAAGAGGAAAGgtaattattgtttcttttcattttgagggATTTCTATGACTAACATCTGTTAGAAACTATTTGGGGACTTAAAAGTATCAATCCAGACCCCAGAACCTggttaaaggaaaagaatatattcaaacacaactgcaggggcacctgggtgactcggttgagcatccggctcttgattttagctcagtcataatctcccagttcgtgagatggagccctgagttggacgccacgctgacagctggagcctgtttgggattccctctctccctctccctcccttttcctccccactctgcttctctctgcccctcccctgcttgtgtgcggctctctctctctctctctctctctctcaaataaaatttgggaaaaaaaacttgtaaattaAGCCATTTATTGgactttttctatatatattctaaagcaaaaaggaaaatgtctCTCCACTTTGTGTTCTTCACcttctgaacttttttttctttttttagagagcaaACCCACGCAagcaggggggagaggcagagagggagaatcttaagcatgtgccacactcagcatggagcccaacatggggctcaatcccctgaTCCTGAGATGATCTgaaccaaattcaagagttggttgcttaaccaactgaactccCCAGGCACCTCTGAGCTTATTTTCTAAAGTGATATGGGTTACTTTACACACTTGCACATTGTAAGTAAAGCCCAGATTGGCCTTAGCTAAACTGGAAAGTAGATCAaaagtataaagtatataattGCTACCCAGACCATGTTCACCTTAAGGATTAGGAGACAGAAGATACTCCTTCTTGAACCCTAAGAGAGCCTTCCCCTCCAGACTTCTCACAGAAAGTGCAACTCTCTTTCATTTGGATATGTGATGAgagtttatgtattcattcctTTGGGTGATTGGTACAGAGAAAAAAACCTAGATAAGTCttagaaaatactgtttttgttCACTGGAACTTTTTATGTAACTATTTTCTGAAACCTCATCTGAAATTAGGATGTGACTGTGCATTCACTTTAGCAGGAAGCTCATAGAACATTATTAAATGAACTGGTTGGGGTTTTTATCTATCATTCCTTTATATTTGGGCTAAAATGACTTCTATTGATAACTACTAGCCAAAAATCTCTTGAGCTTTCCATGTAAGAAAATGATAACATTGAAAAACTAATGGCCgtagtcaaaaataaaaagactcatTTTTTACTAAACTGGGATCCTAAAAGGGAATACTTGAGGGAATGGGAATCTCATTTTTTGATAGGAAAGAAGCAGAACTATACAATCTCTAAAACTTTAAAGGAATGGTAGATACTTGTAAGAGGTAATTATATGAGGTAAATCAGTAGCAAAGTATGCTTCATTAAAAATACCCATAgtgaggtgcctaggtggctcactcggttaagcatccaactcttgatctcagctcagctcttgatctcagggtcgtgagttcaagccccacgttgggctccacgctgagtgtgaagcctacttaaaaaaaaaaaaaaaaaaatccccatagtTCCTCTGAAATGGACAGTGCTAATTAACTGCCACTAACTAGACtaacttgtttttcaaaaaaggaatgcATTAGATCATAGTTTCTAAAATGCCCATTTCATTCCAGTGAAAGGAGTGGGCTTACTAGCGGGCCCCTGGAATACTTCAGAATGTCTTTGCCCGCCCTAATTTTAAAAGGCTGTGGCGTTTTAGACTGAATTTCAGCAGAGGGGGTGGGGCGTTTAGGGCCCAGTAGTGAAAGGCAAGGTCTCTAGTAATGGATTAGTGGGGCTGGGTTCATCAAGTCTGATCAGTCTTAGAGGAAGTGTCTGAATATGTTTTTtataactgaaatattttattgccgaattttattctttaattccaGGTAAACAAGTGAGAACCAAACTTTCACAGGCATTTAATCATTGGCTCAAAGTTCCAGAAGATAAGCTGCAGGTATTTAGGCAATTCAAAACCTCTTAATCCTTAAGAAATTAATAGATGTCACACAAAATACTCTTTGCTCTTAATTGAGTTTAATGTTCCCCgcatatattgtattatattgacATTGCTAAGTAAATACCAGTTGTAAAAACTAAGGAATCCAGGACTTGTAATCTGttaattcaattatttataaGCTTTTTGAATATTTGcacattcaaataaaatgaaattgtccATCGTCTTTTTTGTCAGATTATCATTGAAGTGACAGAGATGTTGCATAATGCCAGTTTGCTCATCGACGATATCGAAGACAACTCAAAACTCCGACGTGGCTTTCCTGTGGCACACAGTATCTATGGGATTCCGTCCGTCATCAATTCTGCCAATTACGTGTATTTTCTTGGCCTAGAGAAAGTCTTAACCCTTGATCACCCCGATGCGGTAAAGCTTTTTACCCACCAGCTTCTGGAACTCCACCAGGGACAAGGCCTAGATATCTATTGGAGGGATAATTACACTTGTCCCACCGAAGAAGAATATAAGGCTATGGTGCTACAAAAGACAGGTGGGCTGTTTGGATTAGCAGTGGGTCTCATGCAGTTGTTCTCTGATTACAAAGAAGATCTAAAGCCACTACTTAATACACTCGGGCTCTTTTTCCAAATTAGGGATGATTATGCTAATCTGCACTCCAAAGAATATAGTGAAAACAAAAGCTTTTGTGAAGATCTAACAGAGGGAAAGTTCTCGTTCCCTACTATTCATGCCATCTGGTCAAGGCCTGAAAGCACCCAGGTGCAGAGTATCTTGCGCCAGAGAACCGAaaatatagatattaaaaaatactgtgtACATTATCTTGAGAACGTAGGTTCTTTTGAATACACTCGGAGTACTCTTAAAGAGCTTGAATCTAAAGCCTATAAACAAATTGATGCACGTGGTGGGAACCCTGAGCTTGTAGCTCTAATAAAGCACTTAAGCAAAATGTTCAAAGAAGAGAATGAATAATACTAAGTCATTCTTGATTAGGCCTGGGAGCTTATtttagttgacttttttttttttttttttttgtcttttagcctatcacttttttaaaaattaggaccAAGCTGTTAGTCTCCTCAAACTGAGTGAATTGGGGTGATGTGAGTGAGATTGTTTCAATTTAGAACCCCTTTGTACAGATAATCATCATAGTACAAA contains these protein-coding regions:
- the GGPS1 gene encoding geranylgeranyl pyrophosphate synthase, with the translated sequence MEKTQETVQRILLEPYKYLLQLPGKQVRTKLSQAFNHWLKVPEDKLQIIIEVTEMLHNASLLIDDIEDNSKLRRGFPVAHSIYGIPSVINSANYVYFLGLEKVLTLDHPDAVKLFTHQLLELHQGQGLDIYWRDNYTCPTEEEYKAMVLQKTGGLFGLAVGLMQLFSDYKEDLKPLLNTLGLFFQIRDDYANLHSKEYSENKSFCEDLTEGKFSFPTIHAIWSRPESTQVQSILRQRTENIDIKKYCVHYLENVGSFEYTRSTLKELESKAYKQIDARGGNPELVALIKHLSKMFKEENE